One Setaria viridis chromosome 5, Setaria_viridis_v4.0, whole genome shotgun sequence genomic region harbors:
- the LOC117855027 gene encoding LEAF RUST 10 DISEASE-RESISTANCEUS RECEPTOR-LIKE PROTEIN KINASE-like 2.1 isoform X1 — translation MSMSQPRLLAAMAAHLPRLPVLLFVFLALHVPASHGDPLPTTYDGSMCLESSFWCGSVEIRYPFYLANATKATDDYSGYNYSCGYTDLEISCLGEGPSASPVIRLGGENYTVQDISYDSDNYKVTLVDRDVLVGGSCPAVRHGVTFDGMWLHNTSSNDDLTFYFGCYSGEPRMPAGLHKYQIDCNFESPVPGGGVAFVLTPDDHDKAQEHDLAADCHKVVSVLVKNEVLEVARTWTNFTSGAYGYVLKQGFELGWSPMETGPCPQCEESGGKCAYRQNKTFLGCLCSDGKVGKPDCNSTAPASRLDTKKTIIGHGNKKTTIGIVASTSCLLFLSLLILAFFLTCKYGSLPFKSKNKPRIESFLQKNGNLHPKRYNYADVKSMTKSFAVKLGQGGFGAVYKGNLSDGGQVAVKMLKDVKGDGEEFMNEVASISRTSHVNVVTLLGFCLQGSKRALIYEYMPNGSLERYTFGTNINSENILSWEKLFEIAIGIARGLEYLHRGCNTRIVHFDIKPHNILLDQDFCPKISDFGLAKLCLNKESAISIVGARGTIGYIAPEVYSKRFGTVSSKSDVYSYGMMVLELVGARDKNINADSESSSQYFPQWIYEHVDEYCISASEINGETTELVRKMIVVGLWCIQVIPTDRPTMTRVMEMLEGSTSNLELPPKVLLG, via the exons ATGAGCATGAGCCAGCCTCGCCTTCTCGCCGCAATGGCTGCTCACCTACCAcgcctccccgtcctcctcttcgtcttcctcgccCTCCATGTCCCCGCCTCCCATGGCGACCCTCTTCCAACCACATACGACGGCTCCATGTGCTTGGAGTCGTCGTTCTGGTGCGGCAGCGTCGAAATCCGCTACCCGTTCTATCTTGCCAATGCAACCAAAGCAACTGACGATTACAGCGGGTACAACTACTCCTGCGGCTACACCGATCTGGAGATCTCTTGCCTGGGCGAGGGGCCGAGCGCGAGCCCGGTCATCCGTCTCGGCGGCGAAAACTATACCGTTCAGGACATCTCCTACGACAGCGACAACTACAAGGTTACTCTGGTGGACAGAGACGTGCTCGTCGGTGGCAGCTGCCCTGCAGTCCGCCACGGCGTCACCTTCGATGGGATGTGGCTGCATAACACCAGCTCCAACGACGACCTCACCTTCTACTTCGGCTGCTACTCAGGCGAGCCCCGCATGCCGGCTGGATTGCACAAATACCAAATCGACTGCAATTTCGAGAGTCCGGTTCCTGGCGGCGGAGTTGCGTTTGTATTGACACCTGATGATCATGACAAAGCCCAAGAGCACGACCTGGCTGCAGACTGCCATAAGGTTGTCTCCGTGCTAGTAAAGAATGAGGTTCTGGAGGTGGCAAGAACCTGGACCAACTTCACAAGTGGCGCATACGGGTACGTGCTGAAGCAGGGATTCGAGTTGGGCTGGAGCCCGATGGAGACGGGTCCCTGTCCCCAGTGCGAGGAGTCCGGCGGGAAGTGCGCCTACAGGCAGAACAAGACATTCCTGGGTTGCTTGTGCTCCGACGGGAAGGTGGGCAAGCCGGACTGCAACAGCACCGCGCCTGCATCAA GACTTGATACTAAGAAAACTATAATCG GGCATGGTAATAAGAAAACTACAATCG GTATTGTTGCAAGCACATCGTGCCTTCTATTTCTGAGTCTACTTATTCTCGCGTTCTTCTTGACCTGCAAATATGGTTCGCTGCCCTTTAAATCAAAGAACAAACCAAGGATTGAATCCTTTTTACAAAAGAATGGGAACCTACATCCTAAAAGATACAATTATGCAGATGTGAAAAGCATGACAAAGTCTTTTGCTGTTAAGCTAGGCCAAGGTGGATTTGGTGCTGTATACAAAGGTAACCTCTCTGATGGCGGCCAGGTAGCAGTAAAGATGCTAAAGGACGTCAAGGGTGATGGGGAGGAATTTATGAATGAGGTGGCTAGCATTAGCAGAACTTCTCATGTCAATGTTGTTACCCTTCTAGGATTTTGTTTGCAAGGATCCAAAAGGGCTCTCATTTATGAGTACATGCCTAATGGTTCATTGGAAAGGTATACCTTCGGCACCAACATCAACAGTGAAAATATACTAAGTTGGGAGAAATTATTTGAAATAGCAATTGGCATTGCTAGAGGGCTTGAATATCTCCATCGAGGATGCAATACTCGCATTGTGCATTTTGATATCAAGCCCCACAACATTCTATTAGATCAAGATTTCTGTCCTAAGATCTCTGATTTTGGATTGGCCAAGCTATGCCTGAATAAAGAGAGTGCTATATCCATTGTCGGTGCAAGAGGAACAATAGGCTATATTGCCCCTGAGGTCTATTCAAAACGATTTGGAACAGTAAGCAGCAAATCTGATGTTTATAGTTATGGAATGATGGTACTTGAGTTGGTTGGGGCAAGGGACAAAAATATCAATGCAGATAGCGAATCTAGTAGCCAATATTTCCCTCAGTGGATTTATGAGCATGTGGATGAATACTGCATCAGTGCTTCTGAGATTAATGGTGAGACCACAGAGCTTGTGAGAAAGATGATAGTGGTAGGTTTGTGGTGTATACAAGTGATCCCAACTGATCGGCCAACAATGACTAGAGTCATGGAGATGCTGGAAGGCAGCACAAGTAATCTTGAACTACCACCCAAAGTGCTCTTGGGTTGA
- the LOC117856458 gene encoding uncharacterized protein translates to MGKGKVHPSPSLPAAAAGGDSNQKQQATFMSMSIAYEQIILNRIIMQTRDRSRPNPSNYPISAKPGCFGCYMAYWSCWDGSLEGDREAIHHAIEAFEEHLAKEEIEGTGGDKWGGGARRGRKKRAAKEKATKGKGKGKSKEVVVDPLHLPPPPMATAASPTPEEVPKAEDGAEYLTAEEEKEHELENAAAGEEDKRGRGWGGVLADLAVEAVRRGSAG, encoded by the exons ATGGGGAAGGGTAAGGTGCAtccgtcgccgtcgctgccggcggcggcggcaggaggagaTTCAAACCAAA AACAACAAGCCACCTTCATGAGTATGTCAATA GCGTACGAACAAATTATCCTGAACAGAATCATCATGCAAACCAGAGATAGATCGAGACCAAACCCTTCAAATTATCCTATTTCGGCTAAGCCCGGATGCTTCGGGTGCTACATGGCCTACTGGTCCTGTTGGGATGGGTCCCTGGAGGGCGACCGCGAGGCCATCCACCACGCCATCGAGGCCTTCGAGGAGCACCTGGCGAAAGAAGAGATAGAGGGCACCGGTGGCGACAAGTGGGGAGGCGGGGCCCGTCGTGGCCGTAAGAAGCGCGCCGCCAAGGAGAAGGCCAccaaggggaaggggaagggcaaGAGCAAGGAGGTCGTCGTCgaccccctccacctcccaccgccgccgatGGCAACGGCGGCTTCCCCTACTCCGGAGGAGGTCCCGAAGGCGGAGGACGGCGCGGAGTACCTCaccgcggaggaggagaaggagcatGAGCTGGAgaatgccgccgccggcgaggaggataAGCGGGGGCGCGGTTGGGGCGGCGTGCTGGCCGACCTCGCTGTCGAGGCCGTGCGCAGGGGCAGCGCGGGGTAG
- the LOC117855027 gene encoding LEAF RUST 10 DISEASE-RESISTANCEUS RECEPTOR-LIKE PROTEIN KINASE-like 2.4 isoform X2, with translation MAHLPRFLPVILFPFLSLVAHCPASHGTPLPPTYDVSMCVDSPIWCGGVEIHYPFYLANATAYHYGAPFSCGYTDLKIACKDDGETQTPVIHLGRADYTVQNIFYNNNSFLLADADVLRGGDCPRVRHNVSFDEAWLQLRNTSSHDNLTFFFGCFSKQPGGGDPRPLGFDTDKYRINCTGSGNAPGGGASFVFADEELDNAQEYELAAHCGEIVTVPVRSEVLDLMASDQSMLARGGYGGLLRQGFELAWTRSTKDQCHRCENSGGRCAYGYAKAFLGCLCSGKVGDPYCKNSSASTVQPPRLDTKKTIIGHGNKKTTIGIVASTSCLLFLSLLILAFFLTCKYGSLPFKSKNKPRIESFLQKNGNLHPKRYNYADVKSMTKSFAVKLGQGGFGAVYKGNLSDGGQVAVKMLKDVKGDGEEFMNEVASISRTSHVNVVTLLGFCLQGSKRALIYEYMPNGSLERYTFGTNINSENILSWEKLFEIAIGIARGLEYLHRGCNTRIVHFDIKPHNILLDQDFCPKISDFGLAKLCLNKESAISIVGARGTIGYIAPEVYSKRFGTVSSKSDVYSYGMMVLELVGARDKNINADSESSSQYFPQWIYEHVDEYCISASEINGETTELVRKMIVVGLWCIQVIPTDRPTMTRVMEMLEGSTSNLELPPKVLLG, from the exons ATGGCTCACCTACCACGTTTCCTCCCCGTCatcctcttccccttcctctccctcgtcGCCCATTGCCCCGCCTCCCATGGCACCCCTCTTCCGCCCACCTACGACGTTTCCATGTGCGTGGACTCGCCGATCTGGTGCGGCGGCGTCGAAATCCACTACCCGTTCTACCTCGCCAACGCGACCGCCTACCACTACGGCGCACCCTTCTCTTGCGGGTACACCGACCTGAAGATAGCCTGCAAGGACGACGGGGAAACGCAGACCCCCGTCATCCACCTCGGCCGAGCCGACTACACGGTCCAGAACATCTTCTACAACAACAACAGCTTCCTGCtggccgacgccgacgtgcTTCGCGGCGGCGATTGCCCCAGGGTCCGCCACAACGTCAGCTTCGACGAGGCGTGGCTGCAGTTGCGCAACACCAGCTCGCACGACAATCTCACCTTCTTCTTCGGCTGCTTCTCCAAGCAgccaggcggcggcgatccTCGGCCGCTCGGTTTCGACACGGATAAGTACCGGATCAACTGCACGGGGTCGGGGAACGCACCTGGTGGTGGAGCCTCGTTCGTGTTCGCCGACGAAGAGCTCGACAACGCCCAAGAGTATGAGTTGGCCGCGCACTGCGGGGAGATCGTCACCGTGCCGGTACGAAGCGAGGTTCTCGATCTCATGGCGAGTGATCAGTCCATGTTGGCGAGGGGTGGATACGGCGGCTTGCTAAGGCAGGGGTTCGAGCTCGCTTGGACCCGGAGCACCAAGGATCAATGCCACCGGTGCGAGAACTCCGGCGGGCGGTGCGCCTACGGCTACGCCAAGGCTTTCCTCGGTTGCTTGTGCAGCGGGAAGGTCGGTGACCCGTACTGCAAAAACAGTAGTGCCAGCACAGTACAACCGCCAA GACTTGATACTAAGAAAACTATAATCG GGCATGGTAATAAGAAAACTACAATCG GTATTGTTGCAAGCACATCGTGCCTTCTATTTCTGAGTCTACTTATTCTCGCGTTCTTCTTGACCTGCAAATATGGTTCGCTGCCCTTTAAATCAAAGAACAAACCAAGGATTGAATCCTTTTTACAAAAGAATGGGAACCTACATCCTAAAAGATACAATTATGCAGATGTGAAAAGCATGACAAAGTCTTTTGCTGTTAAGCTAGGCCAAGGTGGATTTGGTGCTGTATACAAAGGTAACCTCTCTGATGGCGGCCAGGTAGCAGTAAAGATGCTAAAGGACGTCAAGGGTGATGGGGAGGAATTTATGAATGAGGTGGCTAGCATTAGCAGAACTTCTCATGTCAATGTTGTTACCCTTCTAGGATTTTGTTTGCAAGGATCCAAAAGGGCTCTCATTTATGAGTACATGCCTAATGGTTCATTGGAAAGGTATACCTTCGGCACCAACATCAACAGTGAAAATATACTAAGTTGGGAGAAATTATTTGAAATAGCAATTGGCATTGCTAGAGGGCTTGAATATCTCCATCGAGGATGCAATACTCGCATTGTGCATTTTGATATCAAGCCCCACAACATTCTATTAGATCAAGATTTCTGTCCTAAGATCTCTGATTTTGGATTGGCCAAGCTATGCCTGAATAAAGAGAGTGCTATATCCATTGTCGGTGCAAGAGGAACAATAGGCTATATTGCCCCTGAGGTCTATTCAAAACGATTTGGAACAGTAAGCAGCAAATCTGATGTTTATAGTTATGGAATGATGGTACTTGAGTTGGTTGGGGCAAGGGACAAAAATATCAATGCAGATAGCGAATCTAGTAGCCAATATTTCCCTCAGTGGATTTATGAGCATGTGGATGAATACTGCATCAGTGCTTCTGAGATTAATGGTGAGACCACAGAGCTTGTGAGAAAGATGATAGTGGTAGGTTTGTGGTGTATACAAGTGATCCCAACTGATCGGCCAACAATGACTAGAGTCATGGAGATGCTGGAAGGCAGCACAAGTAATCTTGAACTACCACCCAAAGTGCTCTTGGGTTGA
- the LOC117855027 gene encoding LEAF RUST 10 DISEASE-RESISTANCEUS RECEPTOR-LIKE PROTEIN KINASE-like 2.1 isoform X3 has protein sequence MSMSQPRLLAAMAAHLPRLPVLLFVFLALHVPASHGDPLPTTYDGSMCLESSFWCGSVEIRYPFYLANATKATDDYSGYNYSCGYTDLEISCLGEGPSASPVIRLGGENYTVQDISYDSDNYKVTLVDRDVLVGGSCPAVRHGVTFDGMWLHNTSSNDDLTFYFGCYSGEPRMPAGLHKYQIDCNFESPVPGGGVAFVLTPDDHDKAQEHDLAADCHKVVSVLVKNEVLEVARTWTNFTSGAYGYVLKQGFELGWSPMETGPCPQCEESGGKCAYRQNKTFLGCLCSDGKVGKPDCNSTAPASRHGNKKTTIGIVASTSCLLFLSLLILAFFLTCKYGSLPFKSKNKPRIESFLQKNGNLHPKRYNYADVKSMTKSFAVKLGQGGFGAVYKGNLSDGGQVAVKMLKDVKGDGEEFMNEVASISRTSHVNVVTLLGFCLQGSKRALIYEYMPNGSLERYTFGTNINSENILSWEKLFEIAIGIARGLEYLHRGCNTRIVHFDIKPHNILLDQDFCPKISDFGLAKLCLNKESAISIVGARGTIGYIAPEVYSKRFGTVSSKSDVYSYGMMVLELVGARDKNINADSESSSQYFPQWIYEHVDEYCISASEINGETTELVRKMIVVGLWCIQVIPTDRPTMTRVMEMLEGSTSNLELPPKVLLG, from the exons ATGAGCATGAGCCAGCCTCGCCTTCTCGCCGCAATGGCTGCTCACCTACCAcgcctccccgtcctcctcttcgtcttcctcgccCTCCATGTCCCCGCCTCCCATGGCGACCCTCTTCCAACCACATACGACGGCTCCATGTGCTTGGAGTCGTCGTTCTGGTGCGGCAGCGTCGAAATCCGCTACCCGTTCTATCTTGCCAATGCAACCAAAGCAACTGACGATTACAGCGGGTACAACTACTCCTGCGGCTACACCGATCTGGAGATCTCTTGCCTGGGCGAGGGGCCGAGCGCGAGCCCGGTCATCCGTCTCGGCGGCGAAAACTATACCGTTCAGGACATCTCCTACGACAGCGACAACTACAAGGTTACTCTGGTGGACAGAGACGTGCTCGTCGGTGGCAGCTGCCCTGCAGTCCGCCACGGCGTCACCTTCGATGGGATGTGGCTGCATAACACCAGCTCCAACGACGACCTCACCTTCTACTTCGGCTGCTACTCAGGCGAGCCCCGCATGCCGGCTGGATTGCACAAATACCAAATCGACTGCAATTTCGAGAGTCCGGTTCCTGGCGGCGGAGTTGCGTTTGTATTGACACCTGATGATCATGACAAAGCCCAAGAGCACGACCTGGCTGCAGACTGCCATAAGGTTGTCTCCGTGCTAGTAAAGAATGAGGTTCTGGAGGTGGCAAGAACCTGGACCAACTTCACAAGTGGCGCATACGGGTACGTGCTGAAGCAGGGATTCGAGTTGGGCTGGAGCCCGATGGAGACGGGTCCCTGTCCCCAGTGCGAGGAGTCCGGCGGGAAGTGCGCCTACAGGCAGAACAAGACATTCCTGGGTTGCTTGTGCTCCGACGGGAAGGTGGGCAAGCCGGACTGCAACAGCACCGCGCCTGCATCAA GGCATGGTAATAAGAAAACTACAATCG GTATTGTTGCAAGCACATCGTGCCTTCTATTTCTGAGTCTACTTATTCTCGCGTTCTTCTTGACCTGCAAATATGGTTCGCTGCCCTTTAAATCAAAGAACAAACCAAGGATTGAATCCTTTTTACAAAAGAATGGGAACCTACATCCTAAAAGATACAATTATGCAGATGTGAAAAGCATGACAAAGTCTTTTGCTGTTAAGCTAGGCCAAGGTGGATTTGGTGCTGTATACAAAGGTAACCTCTCTGATGGCGGCCAGGTAGCAGTAAAGATGCTAAAGGACGTCAAGGGTGATGGGGAGGAATTTATGAATGAGGTGGCTAGCATTAGCAGAACTTCTCATGTCAATGTTGTTACCCTTCTAGGATTTTGTTTGCAAGGATCCAAAAGGGCTCTCATTTATGAGTACATGCCTAATGGTTCATTGGAAAGGTATACCTTCGGCACCAACATCAACAGTGAAAATATACTAAGTTGGGAGAAATTATTTGAAATAGCAATTGGCATTGCTAGAGGGCTTGAATATCTCCATCGAGGATGCAATACTCGCATTGTGCATTTTGATATCAAGCCCCACAACATTCTATTAGATCAAGATTTCTGTCCTAAGATCTCTGATTTTGGATTGGCCAAGCTATGCCTGAATAAAGAGAGTGCTATATCCATTGTCGGTGCAAGAGGAACAATAGGCTATATTGCCCCTGAGGTCTATTCAAAACGATTTGGAACAGTAAGCAGCAAATCTGATGTTTATAGTTATGGAATGATGGTACTTGAGTTGGTTGGGGCAAGGGACAAAAATATCAATGCAGATAGCGAATCTAGTAGCCAATATTTCCCTCAGTGGATTTATGAGCATGTGGATGAATACTGCATCAGTGCTTCTGAGATTAATGGTGAGACCACAGAGCTTGTGAGAAAGATGATAGTGGTAGGTTTGTGGTGTATACAAGTGATCCCAACTGATCGGCCAACAATGACTAGAGTCATGGAGATGCTGGAAGGCAGCACAAGTAATCTTGAACTACCACCCAAAGTGCTCTTGGGTTGA
- the LOC117855027 gene encoding LEAF RUST 10 DISEASE-RESISTANCEUS RECEPTOR-LIKE PROTEIN KINASE-like 2.1 isoform X4: MALLLRHRLLLPPLLLLAILVAASHGAPSSGGDSYDTSMCVRQPYNCGNVNISYPFYSKMETLLGNDSSYCGYPGMEIQCEEGRAFLELDSGKYTVSRIDYEPPGVWLADPDVLNEGSCPRANHNVTLRNGSWLDYPNDTVDYLVFFINCNFLNVTDIARPPSNTDSTCKFDDEPAYGMSFVFRKEDVPHQDTNWWQVCGKVIEVPVLKSGLPTDPQNDPRWRNGGYGSSLREGFQLAWHQERKAPACDQCERSKGQCGYNQTGGHVACLCSGGRVGAPNCSSGLDTKKTIIGHGNKKTTIGIVASTSCLLFLSLLILAFFLTCKYGSLPFKSKNKPRIESFLQKNGNLHPKRYNYADVKSMTKSFAVKLGQGGFGAVYKGNLSDGGQVAVKMLKDVKGDGEEFMNEVASISRTSHVNVVTLLGFCLQGSKRALIYEYMPNGSLERYTFGTNINSENILSWEKLFEIAIGIARGLEYLHRGCNTRIVHFDIKPHNILLDQDFCPKISDFGLAKLCLNKESAISIVGARGTIGYIAPEVYSKRFGTVSSKSDVYSYGMMVLELVGARDKNINADSESSSQYFPQWIYEHVDEYCISASEINGETTELVRKMIVVGLWCIQVIPTDRPTMTRVMEMLEGSTSNLELPPKVLLG, encoded by the exons ATGGCTCTCTTGCTACGGcaccggctgctgctgccgccgctgcttctCCTTGCCATCTTGGTTGCCGCTTCCCATGGCGCGCCTTCCAGCGGGGGCGATAGCTACGACACCTCCATGTGCGTGCGGCAACCTTACAACTGCGGCAACGTCAACATCAGCTACCCGTTCTATAGCAAGATGGAAACTCTCCTGGGAAACGACAGCTCGTACTGCGGCTACCCTGGCATGGAGATTCAGTGCGAGGAAGGCCGAGCCTTCCTGGAACTCGACAGTGGCAAGTACACCGTCTCGCGCATCGACTACGAGCCCCCCGGAGTCTGGCTTGCTGATCCTGATGTCCTCAACGAGGGGAGCTGCCCCAGAGCCAATCACAACGTGACGCTCCGGAACGGCTCATGGCTGGACTATCCTAACGACACCGTCGATTACCTCGTCTTCTTTATCAATTGCAACTTCCTCAACGTCACCGACATCGCTCGGCCACCGTCAAACACGGACTCCACCTGCAAATTCGATGACGAGCCGGCGTATGGGATGTCTTTTGTGTTTCGGAAGGAAGACGTGCCGCACCAGGACACGAATTGGTGGCAGGTGTGCGGCAAAGTTATCGAAGTGCCTGTGCTCAAATCCGGTCTCCCTACCGATCCACAAAATGATCCTAGATGGAGGAACGGTGGGTACGGCAGCAGTCTTCGTGAAGGATTCCAGTTGGCATGGCACCAAGAGCGCAAGGCCCCCGCGTGTGACCAGTGCGAGCGATCCAAGGGGCAGTGCGGCTACAACCAGACGGGGGGACACGTAGCATGCTTGTGCTCCGGCGGGCGAGTCGGCGCTCCCAATTGCTCCTCAG GACTTGATACTAAGAAAACTATAATCG GGCATGGTAATAAGAAAACTACAATCG GTATTGTTGCAAGCACATCGTGCCTTCTATTTCTGAGTCTACTTATTCTCGCGTTCTTCTTGACCTGCAAATATGGTTCGCTGCCCTTTAAATCAAAGAACAAACCAAGGATTGAATCCTTTTTACAAAAGAATGGGAACCTACATCCTAAAAGATACAATTATGCAGATGTGAAAAGCATGACAAAGTCTTTTGCTGTTAAGCTAGGCCAAGGTGGATTTGGTGCTGTATACAAAGGTAACCTCTCTGATGGCGGCCAGGTAGCAGTAAAGATGCTAAAGGACGTCAAGGGTGATGGGGAGGAATTTATGAATGAGGTGGCTAGCATTAGCAGAACTTCTCATGTCAATGTTGTTACCCTTCTAGGATTTTGTTTGCAAGGATCCAAAAGGGCTCTCATTTATGAGTACATGCCTAATGGTTCATTGGAAAGGTATACCTTCGGCACCAACATCAACAGTGAAAATATACTAAGTTGGGAGAAATTATTTGAAATAGCAATTGGCATTGCTAGAGGGCTTGAATATCTCCATCGAGGATGCAATACTCGCATTGTGCATTTTGATATCAAGCCCCACAACATTCTATTAGATCAAGATTTCTGTCCTAAGATCTCTGATTTTGGATTGGCCAAGCTATGCCTGAATAAAGAGAGTGCTATATCCATTGTCGGTGCAAGAGGAACAATAGGCTATATTGCCCCTGAGGTCTATTCAAAACGATTTGGAACAGTAAGCAGCAAATCTGATGTTTATAGTTATGGAATGATGGTACTTGAGTTGGTTGGGGCAAGGGACAAAAATATCAATGCAGATAGCGAATCTAGTAGCCAATATTTCCCTCAGTGGATTTATGAGCATGTGGATGAATACTGCATCAGTGCTTCTGAGATTAATGGTGAGACCACAGAGCTTGTGAGAAAGATGATAGTGGTAGGTTTGTGGTGTATACAAGTGATCCCAACTGATCGGCCAACAATGACTAGAGTCATGGAGATGCTGGAAGGCAGCACAAGTAATCTTGAACTACCACCCAAAGTGCTCTTGGGTTGA